Sequence from the Candidatus Zixiibacteriota bacterium genome:
CTGACGAAAACAAGATCCCTGTTCCGTCGGCACGCGAGTTTCTGCTGCGCGTCAGCGGCGTGCGCAAGGCCTTTCCCGGCGTGCAGGCGCTCAAGCAGGTTGCGTTTGACCTGCGGCCGGGAGAAGTCCACGCCTTAGTTGGCGAAAACGGCGCCGGCAAAAGCACCCTCATCAAGATTCTGACCGGCGTCCACCATGCTGATGCCGGGGAAGTGCTGCTGGATGGCAGGCCAATCGAGTTTTCCTCTCCGCAGCAGGCACGCCAGGCCGGTATCGCCGCGATCCATCAGGAACTGGCGCTGATCCCGGCCATGACCGTCGCCGCCAATCTCTTCCTTGGCCGCGAGCCAACCCGTCGCGGCCTGGTTGACCGCAAGCAGGAGCGTCAGCGCGCGCGCGAAGTTTTCAAGCGCCTCGGCGTGGACTTCGATGCGGACACCCGCGTCGATCGCCTGACCGTCGCCCAGCAGCAACTGCTCGAGATCGCCCGCGCCTTGCTGGTCGAGGCGCGCATCATCGTCATGGATGAACCGACGGCGGCGCTCACCCCGCGCGAAGTCGAGCGGTTGTTTGTGATCCTGCGTGAATTGGTCAGCCGCCAGATCGGCATCATCTTCATCAGCCACCGCCTGGATGAAGTCTTCGCGATCGCCGATCGCATCACCGTCCTGCGCGACGGCGAGACGGTCGTGACGGCACCGGCGAGCGAGCTCTCGCGCCGCCGATTGATCGAATACATGGTGGGACGGCCACTCGACGAAGAATTTCCCAAGGTTGCGCCAACTGGCGGCAAGGTACGCCTCGAGGTCAGCAACCTCACCGGCGCAGCGGTGCATGATGTCACCTTTGCCGCGCGCGGCGGCGAAGTGCTCGGCATTGCCGGACTGATGGGCTCCGGCCGCACCGAAGTCGCACGGCTGATCTTCGGCGCCGACCGCAAGAGCGGTGGTGAGATCCGGCTCGACGGACGCCGGCTCGACATCGCCGCACCGCGCGACGCAATCGCCCACGGCATTTCACTGCTCACCGAAGACCGCAAGTCCGAGGGGTTGATTCTCGTCGCCTCCGCCAATGACAATTTCGCCTTGTCGAACCTGGCCCGTTGGTCGAAGCTGAGCTTCATTAATCGCCGCCATGAGCGCAGTCGTTTCGAGCATCACCGGCAGTTGTTGAGCATTCGCGTCAGCAGCCCCGAACAGCGGGCGGCTTTTCTCTCGGGCGGGAATCAGCAGAAACTGCTGGTGGCGCGCTGGCTGGAACGCGACGCGCAGGTAATTATTTTCGACGAACCGACGCGCGGGATCGACGTCGGTGCCAAGTACGAAATGTATCTCGTGATCCGGCAACTGGCGGCACAGGGAAAAGTCGTGATTGTAATTTCCTCCGAATTGCCGGAGATTCTTGCAATCAGCGATCGCATCCTGGTGATGCGGCGCGGACGGCTGGCGGGCGAGATCAGCGATGTCACCCGAGCCACGCAGGAAGATGTTATGGTGCTGTCGGTATAGCGAAAGATCAATGAGCAATCACTGGAATAAACTGACACCGCGGCTGGCGACGTTGCTTACCGATTACGGCATGCTGCTCGTGCTGCTGTTGTTGTGTGTGCTGTTCTCGATCCTGACCTTGCAAGACCAGCATCTTACCGGCACGCCGGCGGGCGAAGCGCTGGCCGAGCGGCTCCAGCGGGAGGCGACATCGCCGGTGCTCGTGATTGCCGCCGGCAGCAGCGATGAAGCCGACTTCGCCGTCGCCGCCAGCCAAACGCTCGGCAGCCGGCCGCACCGTGTCGTGATGGGAGATCCGGCTGCGATCAAGGCGGCACTGGCAGCGATCGGCGATTCGCTGGCAACTTATCGGATCATCGCGACAACCGACGCCTTTGCGCCGGTTGTGACGACGGTCAAGGCGCAATTCCCCGCGCTGGCGGGAGCGGAAATCATCAATCCGCCGCCGCGGCGCTGGCCGACGTTCCTGCTGGCGGACAATCTGCGCAATGTCGCCAATCAAATCACGGTCATCGCGATCATCGCGATCGGCATGACGATGGTGATCATCACGGCCGGCATCGATCTGTCGGTCGGCAGTCTGGTAGCGCTGTCGGCGGTGATTACGGCCGGGCTGATCGGACAGTGGGGCGGCACCGCGGCGTCGACGCCGGCCATGCTCGCCGCTGCGACCGTCGCGATCGTGCTTTGCGGCGCGACCGGGGCGTTTTCGGGGCTGATGATCACCGGCTTCAAGATTCCGCCCTT
This genomic interval carries:
- a CDS encoding sugar ABC transporter ATP-binding protein gives rise to the protein MPPDENKIPVPSAREFLLRVSGVRKAFPGVQALKQVAFDLRPGEVHALVGENGAGKSTLIKILTGVHHADAGEVLLDGRPIEFSSPQQARQAGIAAIHQELALIPAMTVAANLFLGREPTRRGLVDRKQERQRAREVFKRLGVDFDADTRVDRLTVAQQQLLEIARALLVEARIIVMDEPTAALTPREVERLFVILRELVSRQIGIIFISHRLDEVFAIADRITVLRDGETVVTAPASELSRRRLIEYMVGRPLDEEFPKVAPTGGKVRLEVSNLTGAAVHDVTFAARGGEVLGIAGLMGSGRTEVARLIFGADRKSGGEIRLDGRRLDIAAPRDAIAHGISLLTEDRKSEGLILVASANDNFALSNLARWSKLSFINRRHERSRFEHHRQLLSIRVSSPEQRAAFLSGGNQQKLLVARWLERDAQVIIFDEPTRGIDVGAKYEMYLVIRQLAAQGKVVIVISSELPEILAISDRILVMRRGRLAGEISDVTRATQEDVMVLSV
- a CDS encoding ABC transporter permease, which produces MSNHWNKLTPRLATLLTDYGMLLVLLLLCVLFSILTLQDQHLTGTPAGEALAERLQREATSPVLVIAAGSSDEADFAVAASQTLGSRPHRVVMGDPAAIKAALAAIGDSLATYRIIATTDAFAPVVTTVKAQFPALAGAEIINPPPRRWPTFLLADNLRNVANQITVIAIIAIGMTMVIITAGIDLSVGSLVALSAVITAGLIGQWGGTAASTPAMLAAATVAIVLCGATGAFSGLMITGFKIPPFIATLAMMQVASGIAYIISQGKPIYQIPENYIWLGRGIDPVFAIPVAVILMFVLYVIAEVLMTRTTIGRYIYAVGGNAEAARLAGVRVNGVLLLVYTVCGMLAGFGGVLMSSQLKSGAPTYGLTYELYVIAAVVVGGTSLSGGEGRMLGTLVGAFIIGVIQNGMNLTNVETYTQKVVLGLVILAAVLFDRLKQRGLQRRQIRAETQSRKSE